From the genome of Anoplopoma fimbria isolate UVic2021 breed Golden Eagle Sablefish chromosome 1, Afim_UVic_2022, whole genome shotgun sequence, one region includes:
- the bmp16 gene encoding bone morphogenetic protein 16 isoform X1 produces the protein MVPMKSSRSVSESRGIVTLELKDKPWTLHTSHYTWTSTMFPANLLLLMVLLLPQASSGRQGGDTSKFDHGRVSPMPSSLSPPPAGSLLPEPSLAQTIQNLLLSRLGLQSQPDPRPGVPVPGYLLNLYRFHQQQYHLVEDPSFSFPSQHIQQANTVRSFHHNEPLGDRPLAEDLKRVHISFNVSSIPQDERVLSAELRLLRSDRASLGPEVHRLNLFLTEHHEDPEPTLLETRLLTTGLHNHKARGFWEAFSLNAELLHKALAGTGSLDFLLEVRLENSSTLIPKQSLFSAEAEEEEAEKHKQGHLRVRRSVGQEEHSWAQERPLLVTYSHDGRGEPLVKHGRRTPNGSQRMRGRKGTKDRTRSISKGRNTDQASGRAKKTGYTVPGWGGVKGGLSWSDGGRVKRNGGRAAKLKRLSRNRCRRHPLYVDFNDVGWHKWIIAPSGYDAFFCLGECRFPLADHMNSSSHAMVQTLVNSVNGAVPRACCVPTSLSPIALLYLDPQDRVVLKNYQDMVVEGCGCR, from the exons ATGGTGCCAATGAAAAGCAGCAG GAGCGTGAGCGAGAGCCGAGGGATCGTAACACTGGAGCTCAAGGATAAACCATGGACTCTGCATACATCCCACTACACCTGGAC GTCCACCATGTTCCCTGCTAACCTCCTGCTCCTCATGGTCCTGCTGCTACCTCAAGCCTCGTCTGGTCGCCAGGGTGGAGACACCAGCAAGTTTGACCATGGCAGGGTGTCTCCCATGCCTTCCTCCTTGTCGCCCCCACCAGCTGGTTCCCTCCTCCCGGAGCCCAGTCTGGCTCAGACCATCCAGAATCTCCTCCTGAGCCGGCTGGGCCTGCAGTCTCAGCCCGACCCTCGGCCTGGAGTGCCAGTGCCTGGGTACCTCCTTAATCTTTACCGCTTCCACCAGCAGCAGTACCATCTAGTGGAGGACCCCTCGTTTAGCTTCCCCAGCCAGCACATCCAGCAGGCCAACACCGTACGCAGCTTTCACCACAATG AGCCCCTTGGAGACCGTCCTTTAGCAGAAGATCTTAAGAGGGTGCACATCTCTTTCAATGTTTCCTCAATCCCTCAGGATGAGAGGGTGCTCTCCGCCGAGCTTCGGCTCCTCCGCAGTGACAGAGCCTCCCTGGGTCCTGAGGTCCACAGACTAAACCTATTCCTCACTGAGCACCATGAGGACCCTGAGCCCACTCTGCTGGAGACAAGGTTACTCACCACCGGCCTCCACAATCATAAAGCACGTGGTTTCTGGGAGGCTTTTAGCCTAAATGCAGAGCTCCTCCATAAGGCCCTTGCTGGGACTGGCAGTCTGGATTTCCTCTTGGAGGTCAGACTTGAGAACAGCAGCACACTGATCCCTAAACAGAGCCTCTTCTCTGCtgaagctgaggaggaggaggcagagaaacacaaacagggaCACCTGAGGGTACGCAGGTCTGTGGGTCAGGAGGAGCATAGCTGGGCCCAGGAGAGACCCCTCTTGGTGACTTACAGTCATGATGGCCGTGGAGAGCCCCTGGTCAAACATGGCAGGAGGACCCCCAATGGAAGCCAAAgaatgagagggagaaaagggacAAAAGACAGGACCAGGAGCATAAGCAAGGGCCGCAATACAGACCAAGCCTCGGGAAGGGCCAAAAAAACGGGGTATACGGTGCCGGGCTGGGGGGGTGTCAAAGGAGGGCTCAGTTGGAGCGATGGTGGAAGGGTGAAAAGAAACGGTGGTCGTGCTGCGAAACTGAAGCGCCTTTCTCGCAACAGATGTCGCCGTCATCCTCTATATGTAGATTTCAATGATGTGGGCTGGCACAAGTGGATCATTGCACCCAGCGGCTACGACGCCTTCTTCTGCCTGGGAGAGTGTCGCTTTCCTCTGGCCGACCACATGAACTCCTCTAGCCACGCCATGGTGCAAACTCTGGTAAACTCTGTGAATGGAGCAGTGCCCCGGGCTTGCTGTGTCCCAACCTCCCTCAGCCCCATCGCCCTGCTCTACCTGGACCCTCAAGACCGAGTGGTGCTGAAGAATTACCAGGACATGGTGGTGGAAGGCTGCGGCTGCCGGTAG
- the bmp16 gene encoding bone morphogenetic protein 16 isoform X2, whose protein sequence is MEMEKNDMRARTRKEITTSLEFFFESTMFPANLLLLMVLLLPQASSGRQGGDTSKFDHGRVSPMPSSLSPPPAGSLLPEPSLAQTIQNLLLSRLGLQSQPDPRPGVPVPGYLLNLYRFHQQQYHLVEDPSFSFPSQHIQQANTVRSFHHNEPLGDRPLAEDLKRVHISFNVSSIPQDERVLSAELRLLRSDRASLGPEVHRLNLFLTEHHEDPEPTLLETRLLTTGLHNHKARGFWEAFSLNAELLHKALAGTGSLDFLLEVRLENSSTLIPKQSLFSAEAEEEEAEKHKQGHLRVRRSVGQEEHSWAQERPLLVTYSHDGRGEPLVKHGRRTPNGSQRMRGRKGTKDRTRSISKGRNTDQASGRAKKTGYTVPGWGGVKGGLSWSDGGRVKRNGGRAAKLKRLSRNRCRRHPLYVDFNDVGWHKWIIAPSGYDAFFCLGECRFPLADHMNSSSHAMVQTLVNSVNGAVPRACCVPTSLSPIALLYLDPQDRVVLKNYQDMVVEGCGCR, encoded by the exons atggagatggagaagaaCGATATGAGAGCTCGGACAAGGAAAGAGATAACTACAAGCTTAGAGTTCTTCTTTGA GTCCACCATGTTCCCTGCTAACCTCCTGCTCCTCATGGTCCTGCTGCTACCTCAAGCCTCGTCTGGTCGCCAGGGTGGAGACACCAGCAAGTTTGACCATGGCAGGGTGTCTCCCATGCCTTCCTCCTTGTCGCCCCCACCAGCTGGTTCCCTCCTCCCGGAGCCCAGTCTGGCTCAGACCATCCAGAATCTCCTCCTGAGCCGGCTGGGCCTGCAGTCTCAGCCCGACCCTCGGCCTGGAGTGCCAGTGCCTGGGTACCTCCTTAATCTTTACCGCTTCCACCAGCAGCAGTACCATCTAGTGGAGGACCCCTCGTTTAGCTTCCCCAGCCAGCACATCCAGCAGGCCAACACCGTACGCAGCTTTCACCACAATG AGCCCCTTGGAGACCGTCCTTTAGCAGAAGATCTTAAGAGGGTGCACATCTCTTTCAATGTTTCCTCAATCCCTCAGGATGAGAGGGTGCTCTCCGCCGAGCTTCGGCTCCTCCGCAGTGACAGAGCCTCCCTGGGTCCTGAGGTCCACAGACTAAACCTATTCCTCACTGAGCACCATGAGGACCCTGAGCCCACTCTGCTGGAGACAAGGTTACTCACCACCGGCCTCCACAATCATAAAGCACGTGGTTTCTGGGAGGCTTTTAGCCTAAATGCAGAGCTCCTCCATAAGGCCCTTGCTGGGACTGGCAGTCTGGATTTCCTCTTGGAGGTCAGACTTGAGAACAGCAGCACACTGATCCCTAAACAGAGCCTCTTCTCTGCtgaagctgaggaggaggaggcagagaaacacaaacagggaCACCTGAGGGTACGCAGGTCTGTGGGTCAGGAGGAGCATAGCTGGGCCCAGGAGAGACCCCTCTTGGTGACTTACAGTCATGATGGCCGTGGAGAGCCCCTGGTCAAACATGGCAGGAGGACCCCCAATGGAAGCCAAAgaatgagagggagaaaagggacAAAAGACAGGACCAGGAGCATAAGCAAGGGCCGCAATACAGACCAAGCCTCGGGAAGGGCCAAAAAAACGGGGTATACGGTGCCGGGCTGGGGGGGTGTCAAAGGAGGGCTCAGTTGGAGCGATGGTGGAAGGGTGAAAAGAAACGGTGGTCGTGCTGCGAAACTGAAGCGCCTTTCTCGCAACAGATGTCGCCGTCATCCTCTATATGTAGATTTCAATGATGTGGGCTGGCACAAGTGGATCATTGCACCCAGCGGCTACGACGCCTTCTTCTGCCTGGGAGAGTGTCGCTTTCCTCTGGCCGACCACATGAACTCCTCTAGCCACGCCATGGTGCAAACTCTGGTAAACTCTGTGAATGGAGCAGTGCCCCGGGCTTGCTGTGTCCCAACCTCCCTCAGCCCCATCGCCCTGCTCTACCTGGACCCTCAAGACCGAGTGGTGCTGAAGAATTACCAGGACATGGTGGTGGAAGGCTGCGGCTGCCGGTAG
- the LOC129089422 gene encoding late histone H2A.2.2-like gives MSGRGKKAAPKPKSHVSRSARAGITFPVGRIHRFLKKGHYAERVGNGAAVYFGAVLEYLCAEILELAGNACRDNKKHRIAPRHILLAVKNDEELNRLLAGVTISEGGVIPNIQASLLPKKTKVSKDDSPAKDVESQEF, from the coding sequence ATGTCTGGCCGTGGAAAGAAAGCTGCACCCAAACCAAAATCTCATGTATCCCGGTCTGCCAGAGCAGGGATCACTTTCCCAGTGGGCCGTATCCACAGGTTTCTAAAGAAGGGCCACTACGCCGAACGAGTTGGCAACGGCGCAGCAGTATACTTCGGAGCCGTCCTGGAGTATCTCTGCGCAGAAATCCTGGAGCTGGCAGGAAATGCCTGTCGTGACAACAAGAAGCACCGCATCGCTCCTCGCCACATCTTGTTGGCAGTGAAAAATGACGAAGAGCTCAACAGACTGCTGGCAGGGGTCACGATCTCGGAAGGTGGCGTCATCCCGAATATCCAGGCAAGCCTTCTTCCCAAGAAGACTAAGGTGTCTAAGGATGACAGCCCAGCCAAAGATGTTGAGTCCCAAGAGTTTTAA